From Acidothermus cellulolyticus 11B, a single genomic window includes:
- a CDS encoding NAD(P)/FAD-dependent oxidoreductase encodes MVDTRHRPRIVVLGGGVGGTLTANLLARRLGTRAQVTLVDRTGLHIYQPSFLYAAFRPLPTRSLGRDLRSLLRRDIRLVVDEVTTIDPASRTAGLRHGQNLEYDFLVIALGSQLAPERIPGLAEGSHNFYSLAGAQRLHTALHEFSGGTVLVGVAGIPYKCPPAPIEFTFLLDDYLRRRGLRSATTIRFLSPLNRAFTIASASRMIEPIFEERRIELHTFVNVAAVDPEKHIVTTLEDETYDYDLAVIVPPHTTPAVLRNAGLTDGDWVPVDRQTLAVRGQENVYAIGDCTDLPISKAGSTAHFEARVVAERITAAVEQRPVDPTRGTYHGKVMCFLETGGGKATYLVFDYDHEPRPPQPSRIWHLGKAVLNQAYWVTVPQGRL; translated from the coding sequence GTGGTGGACACCCGACATCGACCCCGCATCGTCGTGCTCGGCGGCGGCGTCGGCGGGACGCTGACCGCCAACCTTCTCGCCCGGCGTCTCGGCACCCGCGCCCAGGTGACACTCGTCGACCGAACCGGGCTGCACATCTACCAGCCGAGCTTCCTTTACGCGGCATTCCGTCCACTGCCGACGCGCTCCCTTGGGCGCGACCTCCGATCGCTGCTGCGACGAGACATCCGCCTTGTCGTCGACGAGGTGACCACCATCGACCCCGCCAGTCGAACGGCCGGATTGCGCCACGGGCAGAACCTGGAGTACGACTTTCTTGTCATCGCACTCGGTTCCCAGCTCGCCCCCGAACGCATCCCAGGACTCGCCGAGGGCAGCCACAACTTCTACTCGCTTGCCGGAGCTCAGCGTCTCCATACTGCGTTGCACGAGTTCTCCGGGGGCACCGTGCTCGTTGGCGTTGCTGGAATTCCGTACAAATGTCCGCCGGCGCCCATCGAATTCACCTTCCTGCTCGACGATTACCTTCGCCGGCGCGGTTTGCGATCGGCGACCACGATCCGTTTTCTTTCCCCGCTCAACCGTGCCTTCACCATCGCCTCCGCCTCCCGCATGATCGAGCCGATCTTCGAGGAGCGCCGCATCGAGCTGCACACCTTCGTCAACGTCGCGGCCGTCGACCCGGAAAAGCACATCGTCACTACCCTGGAAGACGAGACCTACGACTACGATCTCGCGGTCATCGTTCCACCACACACAACGCCGGCCGTCCTGCGAAATGCAGGCCTCACCGACGGCGACTGGGTACCGGTGGACCGGCAGACGTTGGCCGTCCGAGGGCAAGAGAACGTCTACGCGATTGGCGACTGCACCGACCTGCCGATCAGCAAGGCCGGTTCGACGGCACACTTCGAAGCCAGGGTCGTCGCCGAACGCATCACCGCCGCAGTCGAACAGCGGCCCGTCGACCCAACACGCGGCACGTACCACGGAAAGGTCATGTGCTTCCTGGAAACCGGCGGCGGTAAGGCGACGTACTTAGTCTTCGATTACGACCACGAACCCAGGCCGCCGCAGCCGTCACGTATCTGGCACCTGGGCAAAGCCGTGCTCAACCAGGCCTACTGGGTGACGGTACCGCAGGGGCGCCTCTAA
- a CDS encoding bifunctional GNAT family N-acetyltransferase/acetate--CoA ligase family protein — MTASTEEQRIHGGVRSEEVHIDALLTDAGIVHIRSVRPTDASALRDMYASVSDDTIYMRFFTMSRASVEEDIAALCRPPDDRHFVLVAELGGRIIGLATYETLDWDRTRAEVAFLVEDTQRGRGVGTLLFEHLAALALQNGVKTFIAEVLPENNPMLRMLRDIGLPRKARSLEGVVHFEIPLTMDETYRAAVDRREAAANARSLARVLSPKVVAVVGAGANPQGLGHQILVNIVQGGYRGEVFAINRSGHRVAGVPAYASLADLPASPDVVIVAVPAAEVLAVARQAAQRHPAGLVVISAGFAEAGAEGAERQRELLAICRAAGMRLIGPNCMGIANIDPEISLNATFCATMPPPGGISLMSQSGAVGIAALNHAARSGVGLATFISAGNKADVSGNDVLCAWESDPRTRVCALYLESFGNPRKFARIARRVGKAKPIVAVKAGRTLAGIRGAASHTAAAATPDVVVDSLFAQAGVTRVDSLEDLFNVATFFDVAPLPAGRRVAIVGNSGGPGVLAADACEAAGLEVIQLGERTRTLLRSLLPEGAAVDNPVDVVASTETRVFEAALRIVAHDPEVDAVVVVFTEIRPGSIPETAKAIAKVSREYSGKPFVACLLGHPGIPDELTDGSGRLLVPVYAFPEPAVRALAAAERYARWRRRRPGTFPHFEDLDRESAAALVAATLAEHPEGTWLDTPAAVQLLTAYGITLAPTVAAKSSAEAVAAAERIGYPVVLKPAAGSFVHKTELHAVKLNLTSAEDVAAAFADIASRLDLGDTGVVVQPMLRGGVEAALGVVTDRTFGPVVMVGLGGVASDLLADRAFRLPPLTVEEADEQIRSLRTAPLLFGYRNAPPTKVEALRDMLLRLAELASALPEIAELDLNPVLVSPDGAVALDAKVRLAPAPHDDPLVRRLR, encoded by the coding sequence ATGACGGCATCGACGGAGGAACAACGCATCCACGGCGGAGTGCGGTCCGAGGAAGTCCACATCGACGCCCTGTTGACCGACGCAGGGATTGTGCACATCCGCTCGGTGCGTCCGACGGACGCGTCGGCGCTGCGTGACATGTACGCGAGTGTCTCCGACGACACGATTTACATGCGTTTCTTCACCATGTCGCGCGCCAGCGTCGAAGAAGACATCGCCGCTTTGTGCCGCCCGCCCGACGACCGTCATTTCGTGCTCGTCGCCGAACTGGGGGGACGCATCATCGGGCTGGCAACCTACGAAACTCTCGACTGGGACAGGACACGAGCCGAAGTCGCCTTCCTTGTCGAGGATACGCAGCGCGGCCGCGGCGTCGGCACACTGCTCTTTGAACATTTGGCTGCCCTGGCGTTACAGAACGGCGTCAAGACGTTCATCGCCGAAGTCCTCCCCGAGAACAATCCCATGCTGCGGATGCTCCGCGATATCGGTCTCCCCCGCAAGGCACGAAGCCTCGAGGGAGTGGTGCATTTCGAAATCCCGCTCACCATGGACGAGACCTACCGCGCGGCGGTGGACCGGCGCGAAGCCGCCGCCAATGCCCGATCGCTCGCCCGTGTCCTGTCGCCCAAGGTGGTTGCCGTGGTCGGAGCCGGCGCGAACCCGCAAGGGCTCGGCCACCAGATCCTCGTCAACATCGTGCAGGGCGGCTATCGCGGTGAGGTGTTCGCCATCAACCGATCGGGACACCGCGTCGCCGGCGTGCCTGCGTATGCGTCTCTCGCTGACCTGCCGGCGTCGCCCGACGTGGTCATTGTCGCGGTTCCGGCCGCTGAGGTTCTCGCCGTCGCCCGCCAGGCGGCGCAGCGTCACCCCGCCGGCCTGGTCGTCATCAGCGCCGGCTTCGCGGAAGCGGGTGCCGAGGGTGCCGAACGGCAACGGGAACTGCTCGCCATCTGCCGCGCTGCAGGGATGCGGTTGATCGGCCCCAACTGCATGGGAATTGCCAATATCGACCCGGAAATTTCCCTCAATGCCACCTTCTGCGCCACCATGCCCCCGCCCGGCGGCATCAGCCTCATGTCGCAATCCGGGGCTGTTGGAATCGCCGCGCTCAACCACGCCGCGCGGTCGGGCGTCGGTCTCGCGACGTTCATTTCGGCCGGCAACAAAGCCGACGTTTCAGGAAACGACGTCCTCTGCGCGTGGGAGAGCGATCCCCGCACCCGGGTGTGCGCCCTCTACCTCGAGTCATTCGGCAATCCGCGCAAGTTCGCCCGGATAGCCCGGCGGGTGGGCAAGGCCAAGCCGATCGTCGCGGTCAAGGCGGGCCGGACCCTCGCCGGAATCCGTGGAGCCGCGTCGCATACTGCGGCCGCGGCAACGCCTGACGTCGTCGTCGACAGCCTCTTTGCACAAGCCGGTGTGACGCGGGTCGATTCGTTAGAGGATCTCTTCAACGTCGCGACCTTCTTCGACGTCGCTCCCCTCCCGGCCGGCCGCCGGGTCGCCATCGTCGGTAACAGTGGCGGGCCAGGCGTCCTCGCCGCCGACGCATGCGAGGCAGCGGGACTCGAGGTCATCCAGCTTGGGGAGCGAACCCGGACCCTGCTCCGGTCACTGCTCCCCGAAGGCGCGGCGGTGGACAATCCGGTAGACGTCGTCGCCTCCACGGAGACACGTGTTTTTGAAGCCGCCCTCCGAATCGTTGCTCATGATCCTGAGGTTGACGCCGTCGTCGTCGTGTTCACCGAAATCCGGCCCGGTTCCATCCCTGAAACGGCGAAAGCGATCGCCAAGGTGTCCCGCGAATACTCCGGAAAGCCCTTCGTCGCCTGCCTGCTCGGTCATCCCGGGATACCCGACGAACTCACCGACGGGTCAGGACGCTTGCTGGTTCCCGTGTACGCCTTCCCCGAGCCAGCGGTCCGCGCGCTCGCCGCGGCGGAGCGGTACGCGCGGTGGCGGCGGCGCCGTCCGGGAACCTTCCCGCACTTCGAGGACCTTGATCGAGAGTCGGCGGCGGCGCTCGTCGCCGCGACGCTGGCTGAACATCCCGAAGGCACCTGGTTGGACACGCCCGCCGCCGTCCAGCTCCTTACGGCGTATGGCATCACACTCGCTCCCACCGTCGCCGCGAAGAGCAGCGCGGAGGCCGTCGCGGCGGCTGAGCGCATCGGCTACCCGGTCGTGCTCAAACCCGCGGCGGGATCGTTCGTGCACAAGACTGAGCTCCACGCGGTGAAGCTCAACCTCACCTCCGCGGAGGACGTCGCCGCCGCATTCGCCGACATCGCAAGCCGGCTGGACCTCGGTGACACCGGGGTCGTCGTCCAGCCGATGCTCCGCGGCGGGGTGGAAGCCGCGCTCGGTGTCGTCACCGATCGCACGTTCGGGCCAGTGGTGATGGTCGGCCTGGGCGGCGTGGCGAGCGACCTGCTTGCCGACCGGGCGTTCCGCCTGCCGCCGCTCACTGTCGAAGAAGCCGACGAACAGATCCGGTCGCTCCGCACCGCGCCGCTGCTGTTCGGCTACCGGAATGCGCCGCCGACAAAAGTCGAGGCACTCCGGGACATGCTCCTGCGACTGGCGGAGCTCGCTAGCGCCCTGCCGGAAATCGCCGAGTTGGATCTCAATCCCGTGCTCGTCTCCCCAGACGGTGCCGTCGCCCTCGACGCCAAGGTGCGTCTCGCGCCAGCGCCACACGACGACCCGTTGGTACGCCGGCTGCGTTAG
- a CDS encoding acetate/propionate family kinase, with translation MVGDVRRVLVVNTGSSSTKVSLVVDGAVTDRWSSLDVPLPDVDAVAHRFVHGGERLGPVALIDNQVRTALEAAAELAPLHQGRALEVLDMLQSRLPQVPHVACFDSAFHATLPPEAATYALPAEWNERYHIRRYGFHGFSHAWAARRAREWCPGARRVVTCHLGSGASLAAVCDGISVDTTMGFTPLEGLVMATRSGDVDPGLVLWLAEREPDVAAALASRSGLLGLAGTADMREILARDDEQARLARTVYLHRLRKGIAAMAAAMGGIDVCIFTGGVGENAPQIRAGAADGLEFLGISIDPERNQRAVPDEEISASGARVRTLVVAAQEDRQIAEDVRLFFQR, from the coding sequence GTGGTAGGCGACGTCCGGAGGGTGCTTGTCGTCAATACCGGCTCGAGCAGCACGAAAGTCAGCCTGGTTGTCGACGGCGCCGTGACCGACCGTTGGTCGAGCCTCGATGTCCCACTCCCTGATGTCGACGCGGTCGCTCATCGATTCGTACATGGAGGCGAGCGACTCGGCCCGGTGGCGTTGATCGACAACCAGGTGCGGACCGCGCTGGAGGCGGCGGCCGAGCTCGCGCCTCTGCACCAAGGCCGGGCGCTTGAGGTTCTTGACATGCTGCAGAGCCGGTTGCCGCAGGTGCCCCACGTCGCGTGTTTTGACAGCGCTTTTCATGCGACCCTTCCGCCGGAAGCGGCGACGTACGCGCTGCCTGCGGAGTGGAACGAGCGTTATCACATCCGCCGATACGGCTTTCATGGCTTCTCGCATGCGTGGGCAGCTCGGCGGGCGCGTGAGTGGTGCCCCGGTGCGCGGCGGGTGGTCACGTGTCACCTCGGCAGCGGTGCGTCACTGGCGGCCGTCTGCGACGGGATTTCCGTTGACACAACCATGGGTTTCACGCCGCTCGAAGGATTGGTGATGGCCACCCGCTCCGGTGATGTCGACCCGGGGCTGGTCCTCTGGCTTGCTGAGCGTGAGCCGGACGTGGCAGCGGCGCTCGCCAGCCGCTCGGGTCTTCTCGGTCTTGCCGGTACCGCTGATATGCGGGAGATTCTCGCCCGCGATGATGAGCAGGCGCGGTTGGCGCGTACTGTCTACCTTCACCGGCTGCGCAAGGGAATCGCTGCAATGGCCGCAGCGATGGGCGGTATCGACGTCTGTATTTTCACCGGTGGGGTGGGGGAGAACGCCCCACAGATTCGCGCCGGTGCCGCCGACGGATTGGAGTTTCTCGGCATCAGCATCGATCCGGAGCGGAACCAGCGGGCGGTGCCGGACGAGGAGATCTCCGCGTCAGGGGCGAGAGTGCGCACGCTCGTTGTTGCAGCCCAGGAGGATCGGCAGATCGCCGAGGACGTTCGTCTATTCTTCCAGCGTTAG
- a CDS encoding sulfurtransferase TusA family protein — MSVTADKEIDARGSFCPGPLMEMIHAIRDAQVGDVVAVLSKDPGSRTDIPAWVTKAKHELLAIEDHGDYARFVVRKAR; from the coding sequence ATGTCTGTCACCGCTGACAAGGAAATCGACGCGAGGGGTTCCTTCTGCCCGGGTCCGCTCATGGAGATGATCCATGCGATTCGTGACGCCCAGGTCGGCGACGTCGTCGCCGTACTCAGCAAGGATCCCGGATCCCGGACCGACATCCCTGCCTGGGTGACAAAGGCAAAGCACGAACTGCTCGCCATCGAGGATCACGGCGACTATGCCCGCTTCGTGGTCCGCAAGGCACGGTAA
- a CDS encoding DsrE/DsrF/DrsH-like family protein: protein MTKKMSLVVFSGTADRLQAAATIAAGEAAMGVETHIFLTFWGLTALRTSELGNPRPLPAEYGAQTEALRTLMQEKNVPPWHEVLRQASDIGDVHVHACAMTADLMGIGKEDLDPMVEDVIGVGRFIELADDGQILFI, encoded by the coding sequence ATGACGAAGAAAATGTCTCTCGTGGTTTTCTCCGGCACAGCCGACCGGCTGCAGGCCGCCGCAACAATAGCGGCGGGGGAGGCGGCGATGGGTGTCGAAACCCACATCTTCTTGACGTTCTGGGGCTTGACCGCCCTCCGCACAAGCGAACTCGGGAACCCACGACCGTTGCCTGCAGAATACGGCGCCCAAACCGAGGCACTACGTACATTGATGCAGGAGAAAAACGTTCCTCCCTGGCATGAGGTCCTCCGGCAGGCATCGGATATAGGCGACGTGCACGTGCACGCGTGTGCAATGACGGCAGATCTCATGGGAATCGGCAAGGAAGACCTCGATCCGATGGTCGAGGACGTCATCGGCGTCGGCCGGTTCATTGAACTCGCCGACGACGGCCAAATCCTGTTCATCTGA
- a CDS encoding phosphoketolase family protein, which produces MTEPTAGPGDAVLSDQELAAIDAYWRAANYLCVGQLYLLDNPLLREPLRPEHIKPRLLGHWGTTPGLNFIYTHMNRFIRRDDWNAIFITGPGHGGPAPVAQAYLEGTYSEIYPSITRDEEGLRRLFRQFSFPGGIPSHAAPETPGSIHEGGELGYSLAHAFGAVFDNPDLLAVCVVGDGEAETGPLATSWHSNKFLNPRHDGAVLPILHLNGYKIAGPTVLGRIPRSELLALFEGYGYRPLLVAGDDPAAMHQLMARTLEEALDDIREIQRRARSGVPGRPTWPMIILETPKGWTGPCEVDGRPVEGSFRSHQIPLTDPRGNAEHLAMLEAWMRSYRPEELFDAHGAVRPELTDLAPRGARRMSANPHANGGVLLRDLFLPDFTAYAVPVEKPATTTSEATRVLGRYLRDVLALNAESRNFRIFGPDETASNRLDAVFDVENRMLNADILPTDDHIAPDGRVMEVLSEHLCQGWLEGYLLTGRHGLFNSYEAFIHIVDSMFNQHAKWLKVTRSLPWRRPIASLNYLLSSHVWRQDHNGFSHQDPGFIDLVVNKKAEVIRVYLPPDTNTLLSVMDHCLRTRNYVNVVIAGKQPALNYLSMPDAIAHCTRGIGVWSWASNDMGDDGRGEPDVVMAAAGDVPTLEALAATALLREFFPDLRVRFINVVDLMRLQPSSEHPHGLTDAEFDALFTTDKPVIFAFHGYPWLIHRLTYRRTNHKNIHVRGYKEEGTTTTPFDMAMLNDIDRYHLVMDVIDRVPSLGTRAYHIRQRMADERLAKRRYTRDVGDDHPDVKNWVWPW; this is translated from the coding sequence ATGACCGAACCGACCGCCGGCCCTGGTGATGCCGTGCTCTCCGATCAAGAACTCGCTGCCATCGACGCGTACTGGCGGGCCGCGAATTACTTATGTGTCGGCCAACTCTACCTGCTGGACAATCCGCTCCTGCGCGAACCGCTGCGTCCGGAACACATCAAGCCGCGGCTGCTCGGCCACTGGGGGACCACGCCCGGCCTCAACTTCATCTACACGCACATGAACCGCTTCATTCGCCGTGACGATTGGAACGCCATTTTCATTACCGGGCCGGGACACGGCGGCCCGGCTCCGGTTGCGCAGGCGTATCTCGAAGGGACGTACAGCGAAATCTACCCGTCCATCACGCGGGACGAAGAAGGATTGCGCCGGCTCTTCCGGCAGTTCTCTTTCCCGGGCGGTATCCCGAGTCACGCGGCGCCGGAGACGCCCGGGTCCATCCATGAGGGCGGCGAATTAGGGTACAGCCTGGCGCACGCTTTCGGCGCGGTGTTCGACAATCCCGACCTGCTCGCCGTCTGCGTCGTCGGCGACGGTGAAGCGGAGACCGGGCCGCTGGCCACGAGCTGGCACTCCAACAAGTTTCTCAATCCGCGGCACGACGGTGCGGTGCTGCCGATCCTGCATCTCAACGGCTACAAAATAGCCGGGCCGACCGTTCTCGGCCGGATACCGCGTTCGGAACTGCTCGCCCTCTTTGAGGGCTATGGTTATCGCCCGCTGCTGGTGGCCGGCGACGATCCGGCGGCCATGCACCAGTTGATGGCCCGGACCCTCGAGGAGGCGCTGGACGACATCCGGGAGATCCAGCGGCGTGCGCGCAGCGGCGTTCCCGGCCGGCCCACCTGGCCGATGATTATTCTCGAAACACCCAAGGGGTGGACCGGTCCCTGCGAGGTTGACGGCCGCCCGGTCGAGGGCAGTTTCCGCTCGCACCAGATACCTCTTACCGATCCCCGCGGTAACGCCGAGCATCTCGCAATGCTTGAAGCATGGATGCGCAGCTACCGACCGGAAGAGCTCTTCGACGCCCACGGCGCCGTCCGACCTGAACTCACCGACCTCGCGCCGCGGGGAGCCCGCCGGATGAGTGCCAATCCGCATGCGAACGGCGGTGTCTTGCTCCGTGACCTCTTCCTCCCTGATTTCACCGCATATGCCGTTCCGGTGGAAAAGCCGGCGACGACGACTAGCGAGGCGACTCGGGTGCTCGGCCGCTACCTGCGCGACGTGCTTGCCCTCAACGCGGAGAGTCGGAATTTCCGGATCTTTGGTCCGGATGAGACGGCGTCGAACCGTCTCGACGCCGTTTTCGACGTCGAGAACCGCATGCTCAACGCGGACATTCTGCCGACCGACGATCACATTGCGCCCGACGGACGGGTTATGGAGGTGCTCTCCGAGCACCTCTGCCAGGGTTGGCTTGAAGGGTATCTCCTCACCGGCCGTCATGGGCTATTCAATTCCTATGAAGCGTTCATCCACATCGTTGATTCGATGTTCAATCAGCATGCGAAGTGGCTCAAGGTGACCCGCAGCCTCCCCTGGCGGCGTCCGATCGCGAGCCTGAACTATCTCCTCTCGAGCCACGTGTGGCGGCAGGATCACAACGGCTTCTCGCACCAGGATCCGGGCTTCATCGACTTGGTCGTCAACAAGAAGGCTGAAGTCATCCGGGTCTATCTGCCGCCCGACACGAACACGCTGCTCTCAGTGATGGATCATTGCCTGCGGACGAGGAATTACGTCAACGTCGTCATCGCGGGCAAGCAGCCGGCGCTCAACTACCTTTCCATGCCGGACGCCATCGCACATTGCACCCGGGGAATCGGCGTGTGGAGCTGGGCCAGCAACGACATGGGTGACGACGGCAGAGGGGAACCGGACGTCGTCATGGCCGCGGCAGGTGACGTGCCCACGCTTGAGGCTTTAGCAGCCACCGCACTGCTGCGGGAATTCTTCCCGGATTTACGGGTCCGCTTCATCAATGTCGTTGACCTTATGCGGCTGCAGCCGAGCAGCGAGCACCCGCACGGGCTGACTGACGCAGAGTTCGACGCGTTGTTCACCACCGACAAGCCGGTCATCTTTGCCTTCCACGGTTACCCATGGCTCATCCATCGGCTCACCTACCGCAGGACGAACCACAAGAACATTCACGTGCGCGGCTACAAGGAAGAGGGGACGACGACCACGCCCTTCGACATGGCCATGCTCAACGACATCGATCGCTATCACTTGGTGATGGATGTCATCGATCGGGTACCGAGCCTGGGCACCCGTGCCTATCACATTCGACAGCGCATGGCCGATGAACGTCTGGCGAAACGGCGTTACACCCGGGACGTGGGTGACGACCATCCGGACGTCAAGAACTGGGTGTGGCCGTGGTAG
- a CDS encoding GAF domain-containing sensor histidine kinase: MPHRAIRDPEQLHALLDAVLLIEQDLDLRSTLQRIVGAACALTGARYGALGVLDAAGTGLSEFVYTGLDAETAARIGPPPKGIGVLGLLIRDPRPIRLADLAAHPAAVGFPPGHPPMRSFLGVPVRVGDDVYGNLYLTEKRDAAEFTADDEALVVAFAKAAGLAIRNARLHARVEELALAADRERIARELHDTVIQRLFATGLALQSVVPITEVPAVRKQILETVADLDETIRQIRTTIFSLEPPPETAPSLRARLLEITSDAARGLGFEPEVRFAGPVDAVVPEPIGREILVVAREALANVARHAHARHVEVRLAVDGGESAAGGAPAAVILSVTDDGVGVDEAVIHGGRSRRGGHGLRNMRERAEALGGVFSIQPVDGGGTLLEWRVPLT; encoded by the coding sequence GTGCCGCACCGCGCCATCCGCGACCCGGAGCAGCTCCATGCCCTCCTGGATGCTGTTCTGCTCATCGAACAGGACCTCGATCTGCGCTCGACGCTGCAGCGGATCGTCGGTGCCGCATGCGCGTTGACCGGCGCGCGATACGGCGCCCTCGGCGTCCTGGATGCGGCCGGAACCGGGCTGAGCGAATTCGTCTATACCGGATTGGACGCCGAGACCGCGGCGCGCATCGGCCCGCCCCCCAAAGGCATCGGCGTGCTCGGACTGCTCATCAGAGACCCGCGCCCGATCCGGCTCGCTGACCTCGCCGCGCATCCCGCGGCTGTGGGCTTCCCACCGGGGCATCCACCCATGCGGAGTTTTCTCGGCGTCCCCGTGCGGGTGGGTGACGACGTCTACGGGAATCTCTATCTCACCGAGAAACGTGATGCGGCGGAATTCACCGCCGACGATGAAGCGCTCGTCGTCGCGTTCGCAAAAGCCGCCGGGCTGGCGATTCGCAATGCGCGGCTGCACGCCCGGGTTGAAGAGCTTGCCCTCGCCGCGGACCGCGAACGCATTGCGCGCGAGCTGCACGACACCGTCATTCAGCGGCTCTTCGCCACCGGGCTGGCGCTCCAATCCGTGGTGCCGATTACTGAGGTTCCGGCGGTCCGCAAGCAGATTCTGGAGACGGTCGCGGACCTCGACGAGACGATCCGGCAGATTCGGACGACGATTTTCTCCCTCGAGCCGCCGCCTGAGACGGCCCCGAGTTTGCGCGCCCGCCTCCTTGAGATCACTTCTGACGCGGCGCGCGGGCTGGGATTCGAACCGGAGGTCCGCTTCGCCGGCCCGGTGGACGCCGTTGTTCCCGAGCCGATTGGCCGGGAAATTCTCGTCGTTGCTCGCGAGGCACTCGCCAATGTGGCGCGGCACGCGCATGCGCGTCACGTCGAGGTGCGACTGGCGGTGGATGGCGGGGAGTCTGCGGCGGGCGGTGCGCCCGCAGCGGTGATTCTCTCGGTCACCGACGATGGGGTCGGTGTCGACGAAGCGGTGATCCACGGCGGCCGGTCGCGCCGCGGCGGTCACGGGTTGCGGAACATGCGGGAGCGGGCCGAGGCGCTGGGCGGTGTGTTCTCCATCCAGCCCGTTGACGGTGGGGGGACGCTGCTCGAGTGGCGCGTGCCGCTGACCTGA
- a CDS encoding DUF2249 domain-containing protein, with protein MSDTEQVLDVRNEPPFRRHELIFRTYQALQPGEGFLLVNDHDPKPLYYQFSAEHAGEFTWDYVETGPDVWRVRIGRTAP; from the coding sequence ATGAGCGACACCGAGCAGGTGCTGGATGTCCGCAACGAACCACCATTCCGCCGCCACGAGCTCATTTTCCGTACCTACCAGGCGCTGCAGCCCGGAGAGGGTTTTCTCCTGGTCAATGACCACGACCCGAAGCCGCTGTACTACCAGTTCTCCGCCGAGCATGCCGGCGAGTTCACCTGGGATTACGTCGAAACGGGGCCGGACGTCTGGCGGGTCCGGATCGGCCGGACGGCCCCGTGA
- a CDS encoding universal stress protein, translating into MIEVIQRSEPVALPSVVPWRLQRIVVGVDGSENSLAALSAAVQLAARDGATVEAVCAYHTYHSAYFDALLTKHYGSRPPDYVGPGAPSGAAGDALDTLEEAARKIIGPKLPDTLLLRAIQGHPADVLVKASENADLLVVGAHGRSGVLGSLLGSTTQTCIRYAGCPVLVVPPQVKSRFSAEQTAVVMR; encoded by the coding sequence ATGATAGAGGTCATTCAGCGCTCGGAACCTGTGGCGCTCCCCAGTGTTGTGCCGTGGCGTCTGCAGCGGATTGTCGTCGGTGTCGACGGATCGGAGAATTCGCTTGCCGCGCTCTCGGCTGCGGTTCAGCTCGCTGCACGTGACGGTGCGACGGTCGAGGCCGTCTGCGCCTATCACACCTATCACTCGGCGTACTTCGATGCCCTGTTGACCAAGCATTACGGTTCCAGGCCGCCTGACTATGTCGGACCGGGAGCACCGTCGGGTGCCGCGGGTGACGCGCTGGACACTCTGGAAGAGGCCGCACGCAAAATCATCGGCCCCAAGCTGCCGGATACCCTCCTGCTCCGCGCCATTCAAGGCCATCCAGCGGATGTGCTCGTGAAGGCGTCGGAGAATGCGGACCTCCTGGTGGTTGGCGCCCATGGCCGCTCCGGCGTCCTCGGCAGCCTGCTCGGTTCGACCACTCAAACCTGCATACGCTATGCCGGCTGCCCGGTGCTTGTCGTACCGCCGCAGGTAAAGTCGCGCTTCTCGGCTGAACAGACGGCGGTGGTGATGCGCTAA
- a CDS encoding response regulator, whose protein sequence is MTEERPPIRVFLVDDHEVVRRGLTQLLEAESDIRVAGEAGTAAEALARVPAVRPDVAVLDVRLPDGDGVEVCRELRSALPGLACLILTSFADDDALYRAILAGASGYVLKQIRGNEIVSAVRTVAAGGSLLDPVTTTRVLQRLRDQAERPEPGNPYAALTEQERRVLELIGEGLTNRQIGERLFLAEKTVKNYVSSILAKLGLQRRTQAAVLAVEHRPRGSQPQT, encoded by the coding sequence ATGACCGAAGAGCGTCCGCCGATCCGCGTCTTCCTCGTTGACGATCATGAGGTGGTCCGCCGCGGTCTGACCCAGCTCCTTGAGGCAGAGTCGGACATCCGGGTTGCCGGTGAGGCTGGTACGGCGGCGGAAGCGCTGGCACGGGTGCCGGCGGTCCGCCCGGACGTCGCGGTGCTCGACGTCCGGCTTCCGGACGGTGACGGCGTCGAGGTGTGCCGTGAACTCCGGTCGGCGCTTCCCGGACTGGCGTGTCTCATCCTCACGTCCTTCGCCGACGACGATGCGCTCTACCGGGCGATTCTCGCCGGCGCGTCGGGATACGTGCTCAAACAGATTCGGGGCAACGAAATCGTGTCGGCAGTGCGCACGGTCGCGGCCGGCGGCTCGCTGCTCGACCCGGTGACGACCACCCGTGTCCTCCAGCGATTGCGTGATCAGGCGGAGCGTCCCGAGCCAGGGAATCCGTATGCCGCCCTCACGGAACAGGAGCGGCGCGTGCTGGAATTGATCGGCGAAGGTTTGACCAACCGCCAAATCGGGGAACGGCTCTTCCTCGCCGAAAAGACGGTCAAGAATTACGTGTCATCGATTCTCGCGAAATTAGGGTTGCAGCGGCGCACGCAGGCCGCGGTCCTCGCCGTCGAACATCGCCCGCGCGGGTCGCAGCCGCAGACGTAG